One Micromonospora sp. WMMD1120 genomic region harbors:
- a CDS encoding ABC transporter ATP-binding protein, which yields MTDLALRAVDLTKRYGHLTALDALNLDVVPGEVFGFLGPNGAGKSTTIRLLLGLARPTAGRAEVFGVDAADVARAHRHLAYVPADVALWPHLTGAEILHLQARTGPGIDLAYRDELVERFALDPSKPARTYSTGNRQKVALIAAFATRARLLVLDEPTSGLDPLVEREFRTAVRQARDRGQTVFLSSHQLAEVEAVCDRVAILRAGRLAEVSTIGDLRDLHRAEVTITYTGIAPDLSAIPGVEAVEPAGERRMRFTLTGEPGPALRALAAAEVTALSMREPSLEEIFLDYYGAEAAP from the coding sequence ATGACCGACCTCGCGCTGCGCGCTGTCGACCTCACCAAACGGTACGGTCACCTGACCGCTCTCGACGCGTTAAATCTGGACGTCGTTCCCGGTGAGGTGTTCGGGTTCCTCGGTCCCAATGGTGCCGGCAAGTCGACCACCATCCGCCTGCTGCTCGGCCTTGCCCGGCCCACCGCCGGCCGGGCCGAGGTGTTCGGCGTCGACGCCGCCGACGTGGCCCGCGCCCACCGGCACCTTGCCTACGTGCCGGCCGATGTGGCGTTGTGGCCGCACCTGACCGGTGCCGAGATCCTGCACCTGCAAGCCCGCACCGGTCCCGGCATCGACCTGGCCTACCGCGACGAACTCGTCGAACGCTTCGCCCTCGACCCGTCGAAACCGGCACGTACCTACTCGACGGGTAACCGGCAGAAGGTCGCCCTGATCGCCGCGTTCGCCACCCGGGCCCGGCTGCTGGTGCTCGACGAGCCGACCAGCGGCCTGGACCCTCTGGTGGAACGGGAGTTCCGCACCGCGGTCCGGCAAGCACGCGACCGCGGGCAGACCGTCTTCCTGAGCTCCCACCAACTCGCCGAGGTCGAGGCGGTCTGTGATCGGGTCGCCATCCTGCGCGCCGGCCGGCTCGCCGAGGTCTCGACGATCGGCGACCTACGGGATCTGCACCGCGCCGAGGTGACGATCACCTACACCGGCATCGCACCAGACCTGAGCGCGATTCCCGGCGTCGAGGCGGTGGAACCGGCCGGCGAGCGACGAATGCGGTTCACCCTGACCGGCGAACCCGGCCCCGCTCTGCGCGCCCTCGCCGCCGCCGAGGTCACTGCCCTGAGCATGCGGGAGCCGAGTCTGGAGGAAATCTTCCTCGACTACTACGGAGCGGAGGCCGCCCCATGA
- a CDS encoding response regulator, with translation MNTAADATGTRPSTLRILLVEDDPADVALIENAVAARRLPTELHHVGDGEEAMAFLNRTDAHTNAPRPDLIILDLNMPRMNGREVLSAVKSDDQLKAIPIVVFTTSGIDADVLISYSAHANAYVTKPLDLPTFERVVSDIHRFYSNIASLPPARPDVG, from the coding sequence GTGAACACTGCCGCCGACGCCACCGGCACCCGGCCCTCCACACTGCGAATCCTACTGGTCGAGGACGACCCGGCCGACGTCGCCCTTATCGAAAACGCTGTCGCGGCGCGCAGGCTACCCACCGAGCTGCACCATGTCGGCGACGGTGAGGAGGCCATGGCATTCCTGAACCGCACCGATGCCCACACGAACGCACCACGCCCCGATCTGATCATCCTCGACTTGAACATGCCTCGGATGAACGGGCGCGAGGTCCTGTCGGCAGTCAAGTCCGACGACCAGCTGAAGGCGATTCCCATCGTGGTTTTCACGACCTCCGGCATCGACGCGGATGTGCTCATCAGCTACTCCGCCCACGCCAACGCCTACGTCACCAAGCCCCTCGACCTTCCCACCTTTGAGCGCGTCGTCAGCGACATCCACCGCTTCTACAGCAATATCGCCTCGCTTCCTCCCGCACGGCCGGACGTCGGCTAG
- a CDS encoding class F sortase, whose translation MPATRAGELTSGPLMAGSPPVRVSIPSLKAAAATVPLGLQADGAMQVPDNATDVGWFTKAPTPGALGPAVLAGHVNWKGRRGTFFDLGKLAVGAGITVERQDGSTAIFTVTKVERYPKDRFPTDEVYGATDHAALRLITCGGEFDDSTQHYRDNVIAYARLAHAHPA comes from the coding sequence GTGCCGGCCACCCGGGCAGGGGAGTTGACCTCGGGCCCGCTGATGGCCGGCTCACCGCCGGTGCGGGTGTCGATCCCGTCGCTGAAGGCCGCCGCGGCGACGGTCCCCCTGGGTCTGCAGGCGGACGGTGCGATGCAGGTGCCGGACAACGCCACCGACGTGGGCTGGTTCACTAAGGCGCCGACACCCGGCGCTCTCGGCCCGGCCGTGCTGGCGGGGCACGTCAATTGGAAGGGCCGTCGCGGAACGTTCTTCGACCTGGGCAAGCTGGCCGTCGGCGCCGGGATTACCGTCGAGCGTCAGGACGGCAGCACGGCGATCTTCACCGTCACGAAGGTCGAGCGGTATCCGAAGGACCGATTCCCCACCGATGAGGTGTACGGGGCGACCGACCACGCGGCGTTGCGCCTGATCACCTGTGGCGGCGAGTTCGACGACAGCACGCAGCACTACCGCGACAATGTCATCGCCTATGCCCGCCTTGCCCACGCACATCCCGCCTAG
- a CDS encoding sigma-70 family RNA polymerase sigma factor, translating to MRGDPEQARRLRAVPPDEATPASADELLPQVARGDEAAFAALYDAVAGRVLGLTRRVLRDPAQAEEVTQEVMVEVWRTAARFDAGRGSASAWILTMAHRRAVDRVRSEQAHTDRSSRVAATETHVPYDEVVEDVTARLEREQVRRCLGRLTPVQREAVTLAYYGGHTYREVAEQLATPLPTVKTRMRDGLIRMRDCLGIEMEERA from the coding sequence ATGAGGGGTGACCCGGAGCAGGCGCGGCGATTACGGGCGGTGCCGCCGGACGAGGCGACTCCAGCGAGTGCCGACGAACTGCTCCCGCAGGTGGCGCGGGGTGACGAGGCAGCGTTCGCGGCGCTGTACGACGCGGTGGCGGGCCGGGTACTGGGGTTGACCCGCCGGGTGCTGCGCGATCCGGCGCAGGCGGAGGAGGTGACGCAGGAGGTGATGGTCGAGGTGTGGCGCACGGCTGCTCGCTTCGACGCCGGTCGCGGCTCGGCCTCGGCCTGGATTCTGACCATGGCGCACCGCCGGGCGGTGGACCGCGTGCGCTCCGAGCAGGCCCACACCGACCGCTCGTCGCGGGTCGCCGCGACCGAGACGCACGTCCCGTACGACGAGGTGGTCGAGGACGTCACCGCCCGCCTGGAGCGGGAACAGGTCCGCCGGTGCCTGGGCCGGTTGACGCCGGTGCAGCGCGAGGCAGTGACCTTGGCCTACTACGGCGGCCACACCTACCGCGAGGTCGCCGAGCAGTTGGCCACACCGTTGCCGACGGTGAAGACGCGGATGCGCGACGGACTCATCCGGATGCGCGACTGCCTGGGCATCGAGATGGAGGAACGGGCGTGA
- a CDS encoding ADP-ribosylation/crystallin J1, with protein MTETMTLWRPTGPKELDLVRASGWTAWPPRLPDQPIFYPVLNEQYAIMIARDWNVPASGVGYVTRFEVDREFVSRYPVRLAGGRDILELWVPAEELDEFNRHIVGLIEVVHEFGLAAEGGRGVGGRG; from the coding sequence ATGACCGAGACAATGACCCTGTGGCGGCCGACCGGCCCCAAGGAGCTCGACCTCGTACGCGCCTCTGGCTGGACAGCCTGGCCGCCTCGGCTGCCCGACCAGCCGATCTTCTACCCGGTCCTCAACGAGCAGTACGCGATCATGATCGCCCGGGACTGGAACGTCCCCGCATCCGGCGTCGGCTACGTCACCCGGTTCGAGGTCGACCGCGAGTTTGTCTCCCGCTACCCGGTCCGGCTGGCCGGCGGCCGCGACATCCTCGAGCTGTGGGTGCCCGCCGAGGAACTCGACGAGTTCAACCGGCACATCGTCGGGCTGATCGAGGTGGTCCACGAGTTCGGGCTGGCAGCTGAAGGGGGACGTGGTGTCGGTGGACGAGGATGA
- a CDS encoding nuclear transport factor 2 family protein translates to MTDTISTSALAGLVDRAAITDTLHRYTAGLDLNDAELLASSLTEDAVVDLGPAMRRIGYDFPALTPRETVVETLIGAVGPLDTSHAVSNIRYDIDGDTATVFAYALANHFKPGVGSDATVTRHALMMNRYTAAMVRDGKRWRIRRLDIANAWFEGDPLMLLGQ, encoded by the coding sequence ATGACGGACACGATCAGCACTTCCGCCCTCGCGGGCCTAGTCGACCGGGCCGCGATCACCGACACGCTCCACCGCTACACCGCCGGCCTCGATCTGAACGACGCCGAACTGCTGGCCTCCTCGCTCACGGAGGATGCCGTTGTCGACCTGGGTCCGGCGATGCGGCGGATCGGCTACGACTTCCCGGCGCTCACCCCGCGGGAAACCGTCGTCGAGACTCTGATCGGCGCGGTGGGCCCGTTGGATACCAGCCACGCCGTCAGCAACATCCGGTACGACATCGACGGCGACACCGCCACGGTGTTCGCCTACGCGCTGGCCAACCACTTCAAGCCCGGCGTCGGATCAGACGCGACGGTGACCCGCCACGCTCTAATGATGAACCGCTATACCGCCGCGATGGTCCGCGACGGCAAGCGGTGGCGCATCCGGCGCCTGGACATCGCCAACGCCTGGTTCGAGGGTGACCCCCTCATGTTGCTCGGCCAGTGA
- a CDS encoding serine/threonine-protein kinase — protein MDDELLAGRYRRLLLMGDAATPGRVWLARDEMLDRHVALRQIAVPGWVSDAERSRLRERTLDEVRGLAGLDHPGVVGMWDVLSTDGHLWLVMEHVPSRPLAEVVAADGPLAPTEVARVGLHLLAALGAAHAAKVVHRELRPQNVLLADDGRVVLGGFGLSIFDSRDPATVTTPSLSTIQYVAPELARDGRSTPATDLWALGATLYLAAEGRPPWSRPSTLATLSALATEVPDRMTVLPLEPVITGLLRRNPRQRLSAQEARDLLEQVAEATVPIEPRPRPRRWRRTPASRRRPDPPTLPIGQGEIDTTVIPVSASATRDRTTGWAFAGAVAGLAAVASVVVLAGGTVINDLRGSDDAPVAAPGGAAAGAMESTEPAPPAHLCLDDDASSEAEPLHEPTPAQPEVLPDGWVWHQDPDGFRLAVPVGWTRHTEGGTVCFRDPTQVRAVAVDLAAEASAVPSTKWEMAEREALEAGALSGYRKISIGPVIRAGGAAEWEYTCDQPDGERLHVRRLLVNDNSTTAHSLSWIASDGQWDATEPSQRLVLASFGLT, from the coding sequence ATGGATGACGAGTTGCTGGCGGGGCGGTACCGCAGGCTCCTGCTGATGGGAGACGCCGCGACCCCGGGGCGTGTCTGGCTGGCACGCGACGAGATGCTCGACCGGCACGTCGCGCTCCGACAGATCGCCGTACCCGGTTGGGTCAGCGACGCCGAACGGTCGCGGCTGCGGGAGCGCACGCTCGACGAGGTGCGCGGCCTGGCCGGTCTGGATCATCCGGGCGTGGTCGGCATGTGGGACGTGTTGAGCACCGACGGGCACCTGTGGCTCGTCATGGAGCACGTCCCCTCCCGGCCTCTCGCCGAGGTGGTCGCCGCCGACGGCCCGCTGGCACCGACCGAGGTGGCGCGGGTTGGCCTGCACCTGCTCGCCGCGCTGGGCGCCGCCCACGCGGCGAAAGTGGTGCATCGGGAGCTCCGCCCGCAGAACGTGCTGCTCGCCGACGACGGTCGGGTCGTGCTCGGTGGGTTCGGCCTGTCGATCTTCGACAGCCGCGATCCAGCGACTGTCACCACGCCGAGCCTGTCGACGATTCAGTACGTCGCACCGGAGCTCGCCCGCGACGGCAGGTCCACCCCCGCCACCGACCTGTGGGCCCTCGGCGCGACGCTCTACCTGGCGGCGGAGGGGCGTCCACCATGGAGTCGGCCGTCGACCCTGGCTACGCTCTCCGCGCTGGCCACCGAGGTGCCCGACCGGATGACCGTCCTGCCGCTCGAACCCGTGATTACCGGTCTGCTACGGCGTAACCCGCGTCAGCGTCTGTCTGCGCAGGAGGCACGCGACCTGCTTGAGCAGGTGGCCGAGGCAACTGTACCCATCGAGCCCAGGCCTCGACCGCGCCGCTGGCGGCGCACGCCCGCCAGCCGACGTCGTCCCGACCCCCCGACGTTGCCGATCGGACAAGGCGAAATCGACACCACGGTCATTCCGGTCAGTGCGTCGGCCACCCGTGACCGGACGACCGGCTGGGCGTTCGCCGGGGCCGTGGCGGGGCTGGCGGCGGTCGCGTCCGTCGTGGTTCTGGCCGGCGGGACGGTGATCAACGATCTGCGAGGTTCGGACGACGCGCCGGTTGCCGCGCCTGGCGGTGCGGCAGCCGGCGCGATGGAGTCGACCGAACCGGCGCCGCCCGCCCACCTCTGCCTGGACGACGACGCCTCCAGCGAGGCCGAACCCCTACATGAGCCCACCCCGGCGCAGCCGGAAGTGCTGCCGGACGGGTGGGTGTGGCATCAGGACCCGGACGGTTTCCGGCTCGCGGTGCCCGTGGGCTGGACGCGGCACACCGAAGGCGGAACGGTCTGCTTCCGTGACCCCACACAGGTGCGGGCCGTCGCGGTCGACCTGGCTGCGGAGGCGTCAGCGGTACCGTCCACGAAGTGGGAGATGGCGGAGCGAGAGGCGTTGGAGGCCGGGGCGTTATCCGGCTATCGCAAGATCAGCATCGGACCCGTGATCCGCGCGGGTGGTGCCGCCGAGTGGGAGTACACGTGCGACCAGCCCGATGGTGAGCGGCTGCACGTCCGTCGGCTGCTGGTCAACGACAACAGCACCACCGCTCACAGCCTGTCCTGGATCGCCTCGGACGGTCAGTGGGACGCCACCGAGCCCTCCCAGCGACTGGTCCTTGCCAGCTTCGGTCTCACCTGA
- a CDS encoding BTAD domain-containing putative transcriptional regulator, whose protein sequence is MRAIAEDGDVSLGPPQQRGLLTLLLLRKAPVPIADVVDALWGEAPPASAHSTVRTYAARLRQILAGGEAELLHSASGYQLVRHGAQVDADDFDLLVSEAHAVRRSGDAARAAILLRRALALWARPALGGVKADFAAAQRVRLAEAYRVAQEQLFEAELAAGRHEEVCAELGAAVADRPLDSRLTELWMNALHRCGHTVEALEAFRRLRGELNEQLGIEPGPELQRLHQRLLEGEEIVPAPKVASEPQLLRPDQIPPDVRDFTGRDAEIDRLRQILTEDRVPVAGITGLGGAGKSTLAVHVAHLLADRFPDGRMYLDLHTRTGRPLQARDALGSLLRTIRPDLDIPDTTAERSALWRTVTSGRKMLVILDDANDSVQVDPLLPACAVIVTASRRLLELPAVAWQRLGPLNEQESFRLLGKIAGHRRVAAERAAALDLVAACSGHPLSVRVAAARLLDRPLWTVSQIMEQLADDLRQPVVMHKDCKIVDEPIRRAEAQLAAASASVFRVAALAVSPVRSVDEVVAMTGLPRAEARAALEDLVDVHLVETVGIDAYRYPVLIQAVARRRAEQVEGPERCRTALDALALSSSVTV, encoded by the coding sequence GTGCGAGCCATCGCCGAAGACGGTGACGTCTCTCTCGGTCCACCCCAGCAGCGCGGGCTGTTGACACTTCTGCTCCTGCGCAAAGCGCCGGTTCCGATCGCCGACGTGGTGGACGCGCTGTGGGGCGAGGCGCCCCCCGCTTCGGCCCACAGCACCGTCCGCACCTACGCGGCCCGATTGCGGCAGATTCTCGCCGGCGGTGAGGCCGAACTGCTCCACTCGGCCAGCGGGTACCAGCTCGTGCGTCACGGAGCCCAGGTCGACGCGGACGATTTCGACCTGCTCGTCAGTGAGGCACACGCCGTCCGACGTTCCGGTGACGCCGCCAGAGCCGCCATTCTGCTGCGCCGGGCGCTCGCGCTGTGGGCCCGGCCGGCGCTCGGCGGGGTGAAAGCCGACTTCGCCGCCGCCCAACGCGTCCGTCTCGCGGAGGCCTACCGGGTCGCCCAGGAGCAGCTGTTCGAGGCCGAGCTGGCGGCCGGCCGGCATGAGGAGGTCTGCGCGGAGCTGGGTGCGGCTGTCGCCGACCGGCCGCTGGATTCCCGACTGACCGAACTGTGGATGAATGCCCTACACCGCTGCGGGCACACGGTGGAGGCCCTTGAGGCCTTCCGCCGGCTACGCGGGGAGCTCAATGAGCAGTTGGGGATCGAACCCGGTCCTGAGCTACAGCGGTTGCATCAGCGGTTGTTGGAGGGCGAGGAAATCGTCCCCGCGCCCAAGGTGGCGTCCGAGCCGCAGCTCCTCCGGCCGGACCAGATTCCCCCGGATGTCCGGGACTTCACCGGTCGTGACGCCGAGATCGACAGGCTGCGTCAGATCCTCACCGAGGATCGTGTTCCGGTTGCCGGCATCACCGGGCTCGGCGGTGCCGGAAAGTCGACCCTCGCCGTGCACGTGGCTCATCTCCTCGCCGACCGGTTCCCGGACGGTCGGATGTATTTGGATCTGCACACCCGCACCGGCCGGCCCCTGCAGGCACGCGACGCACTTGGCTCGTTGCTGCGCACGATCCGGCCCGACCTGGACATCCCCGACACCACGGCGGAGCGCTCCGCGTTGTGGCGGACGGTGACGTCCGGACGCAAGATGCTGGTGATCCTCGACGATGCCAACGACAGCGTCCAGGTCGATCCGCTGCTGCCGGCCTGCGCGGTGATCGTCACAGCGTCGCGCCGCCTGCTGGAGCTGCCCGCGGTCGCGTGGCAGCGGCTTGGACCGCTCAATGAGCAGGAGTCTTTCCGACTTCTCGGCAAGATCGCCGGCCATCGGCGTGTCGCCGCCGAACGGGCGGCCGCGCTGGACCTTGTCGCCGCGTGTTCGGGGCACCCCTTGTCGGTCCGAGTCGCCGCCGCGCGCCTGCTCGACCGGCCGTTGTGGACGGTATCGCAGATCATGGAGCAACTCGCCGATGACCTAAGGCAACCAGTGGTCATGCACAAGGACTGCAAGATCGTCGACGAACCGATCCGTCGCGCCGAGGCCCAGCTCGCAGCGGCCTCGGCCAGCGTCTTCCGCGTAGCCGCGCTCGCCGTCTCGCCCGTGCGCAGCGTCGACGAGGTGGTGGCGATGACGGGACTGCCCCGCGCCGAGGCGCGGGCCGCGCTGGAGGACCTCGTCGACGTGCATCTGGTCGAGACCGTCGGCATCGACGCCTATCGCTACCCGGTGTTGATTCAGGCCGTCGCGCGGCGCCGGGCCGAACAGGTCGAAGGACCGGAACGATGCAGGACGGCATTGGACGCGCTGGCATTGTCGTCATCGGTGACCGTCTGA
- a CDS encoding anti-sigma factor → MSADIHTLAGAYALHAVDDLERAAFERHLAECEPCRQEVTELRETVARLADDTAVDATPPGLRERTLTEAARTPQVRSAATAGSAKRSASRWRRLTVAAAAAVLVAGGASAVTWTVGNDRISDERARSDQARQIAAVLDAPDARVFERSLQPGGAATVVVSRDRDRGVVLLRDLPEPGPGRIYELWLIRGDEPRKVGQLAEGVRASTTVVGPVAEAGTFGLSNEPVGGSVAPTRIVGTVELS, encoded by the coding sequence GTGAGCGCCGACATCCACACCCTCGCCGGCGCGTACGCCCTGCACGCGGTCGACGACCTGGAGAGGGCCGCGTTCGAGCGGCACCTGGCCGAGTGCGAGCCGTGCCGTCAGGAGGTCACCGAGCTACGGGAGACGGTCGCCCGGCTCGCCGACGACACCGCCGTAGACGCCACACCCCCCGGGTTGCGGGAGCGCACCCTCACCGAGGCGGCGCGCACCCCGCAGGTGCGCTCGGCAGCAACAGCGGGCAGCGCCAAAAGATCGGCCAGCAGGTGGCGGCGGCTCACCGTGGCCGCCGCTGCCGCCGTCCTGGTCGCCGGCGGCGCGAGCGCGGTCACCTGGACCGTGGGCAACGATCGGATCAGCGACGAACGGGCCCGTAGCGACCAGGCGCGGCAGATCGCCGCCGTCCTGGACGCCCCGGACGCCCGCGTGTTCGAGCGGTCGCTGCAGCCGGGCGGCGCCGCGACCGTGGTGGTCTCCCGCGACCGGGACCGAGGGGTGGTGCTGCTGCGCGACCTGCCCGAACCTGGCCCGGGCCGGATCTACGAACTCTGGCTCATCCGCGGCGACGAGCCCCGCAAGGTCGGGCAACTGGCCGAGGGGGTCAGGGCGTCGACCACGGTCGTCGGGCCGGTCGCCGAGGCGGGAACGTTCGGGCTGTCCAACGAGCCCGTGGGCGGCTCCGTCGCCCCTACCCGCATTGTGGGTACGGTCGAGCTGAGCTGA
- a CDS encoding SDR family oxidoreductase, with protein sequence MDLLKGKVAVVTGATAGIGLDVVRAFVREGATVVLAGRRRPEGEEAARVLGPTASFLPVDVSHETEVADLLHRTVTRHGRLDVLVNNAGSPSHLSGIEHVDAEDFRATQEVNLMGALYGIKHAAAHLRRQGTGGSIINMASITGERVVYAGVAYSVSKAALINLTKWAAAELGRHDIRVNSISPGFISTARFGKAAGVTEAQARGRLDALAAYAREQAGSMQALPRPGSGDDVAGAAVYLAGEASSYVTGHNLVVDGGLSLGQPFEAMRSIREAMAGIFQD encoded by the coding sequence ATGGATCTGCTCAAAGGCAAGGTGGCGGTCGTCACGGGTGCGACCGCCGGAATCGGACTGGATGTGGTGCGCGCGTTCGTGCGAGAGGGGGCGACCGTGGTGCTTGCCGGACGGCGCCGGCCGGAGGGCGAGGAGGCAGCCAGGGTGCTGGGGCCGACGGCCTCCTTCCTGCCGGTCGACGTTTCGCACGAGACCGAGGTGGCCGACCTGCTGCACCGGACGGTCACACGGCACGGCCGTCTCGATGTTCTCGTCAACAACGCCGGATCGCCGTCGCACCTGAGCGGCATCGAGCACGTCGATGCCGAGGACTTCCGCGCCACCCAGGAAGTCAACCTGATGGGTGCGCTGTACGGCATCAAGCACGCTGCGGCTCATCTGCGTCGGCAGGGCACGGGCGGCAGCATCATCAACATGGCCAGCATCACCGGTGAGCGGGTCGTCTATGCCGGAGTCGCCTACTCGGTCTCCAAGGCCGCTCTCATCAACCTCACGAAGTGGGCGGCCGCCGAGCTCGGCCGGCACGACATCCGGGTGAACAGCATCTCACCGGGCTTCATCTCGACTGCTCGCTTCGGCAAGGCTGCAGGAGTGACCGAGGCGCAGGCCCGGGGTCGCCTGGACGCTCTCGCGGCTTATGCGCGCGAGCAAGCAGGATCGATGCAGGCACTGCCCCGGCCCGGTTCCGGCGATGATGTCGCCGGGGCGGCGGTCTACCTCGCTGGCGAGGCCAGTTCGTACGTCACCGGGCACAACCTTGTGGTCGATGGTGGTCTGTCGTTGGGGCAGCCGTTCGAGGCCATGCGGTCCATCCGGGAGGCCATGGCTGGCATCTTCCAGGACTGA
- a CDS encoding DUF4394 domain-containing protein, whose translation MHRTLRRGLLAAATMIAVSIGITATPVNAAPPGHRTAASIPARGLPTLGCGTCTLLWDLLNAGGRNGLVAIGLSDGQRLIKFAANRPGLACTIGPVDLPGSEVLISIDFRVQDGGLYGVGNNGGIYALNTRTAAATKVSQLTVALNGTSFGIDFNPAADRLRIISDTGQNLRHNINPGGTTLVDGPLTYPPSTAAVGVTAAAYTNNDLNPATATTLFDIDTNLDQVVLQSPANSGQLAATGALGVNANLQAGFDIHSTLSGDRAVANNAYAVLNGSRLYRVDLLTGAAQTTGAFNGHVVVDLALLLRQ comes from the coding sequence ATGCACCGCACGCTCCGCCGAGGGCTGCTCGCAGCAGCCACAATGATCGCCGTCAGCATCGGGATCACCGCGACGCCAGTCAACGCCGCTCCACCAGGCCACCGCACCGCAGCGAGCATCCCGGCGCGCGGCCTTCCCACGTTGGGCTGTGGGACCTGCACGCTGCTGTGGGACCTGCTCAACGCCGGAGGCCGCAACGGGCTCGTCGCCATCGGTCTCAGCGACGGTCAGCGGCTGATCAAGTTCGCCGCCAACCGCCCCGGCTTGGCCTGCACCATCGGCCCGGTCGACCTGCCCGGCAGTGAAGTGCTCATCAGCATCGACTTTCGCGTCCAGGACGGAGGGCTCTACGGCGTCGGGAACAACGGCGGCATCTACGCGCTGAACACGCGCACCGCGGCGGCCACGAAGGTCAGCCAACTGACCGTCGCGCTCAACGGCACGTCGTTCGGCATCGACTTCAATCCCGCCGCCGACCGACTCCGGATCATCAGCGACACCGGCCAGAACCTGCGCCACAACATCAACCCCGGCGGCACGACCCTTGTCGACGGCCCTCTCACCTACCCGCCCAGCACAGCCGCCGTCGGTGTCACCGCCGCGGCGTACACCAACAACGACCTGAACCCCGCCACCGCAACCACCCTGTTCGACATCGACACCAACCTCGACCAGGTCGTCCTGCAATCCCCCGCCAACTCCGGGCAACTCGCCGCCACCGGCGCACTGGGGGTCAACGCGAACCTCCAGGCAGGCTTTGACATCCACAGCACTCTGAGTGGCGACCGCGCCGTCGCCAACAACGCCTACGCCGTCCTCAACGGCTCCCGGCTCTACCGGGTCGACCTCCTCACCGGCGCGGCTCAGACGACAGGCGCGTTCAACGGACACGTGGTCGTCGACCTCGCCCTACTATTGCGACAGTAG
- a CDS encoding DUF2716 domain-containing protein, with protein sequence MSGDEAVVWDRFSATFDFRPSTRRFPAIIEPAPSVTWSLSGLEDDPGYTRLDRMSEVVHAGLTALVGTGSILCLDWQHPCYRVWPSLVGPENIDPPGQPGWPLSPYPDGDYFIYLAEDHRFGTFGHPWELSLCVFGGDLLDLVQADLHEVLGQVMRRDGRQVTV encoded by the coding sequence TTGAGCGGCGACGAGGCGGTGGTCTGGGACCGCTTCTCCGCAACGTTCGACTTCCGACCCAGCACGCGCCGCTTCCCGGCGATCATCGAGCCGGCTCCGTCGGTCACCTGGAGTCTGAGCGGCCTCGAGGACGATCCCGGCTACACCCGGTTGGATCGTATGAGCGAGGTCGTGCACGCTGGGCTCACAGCGCTGGTGGGCACGGGTTCGATCCTGTGTCTGGACTGGCAGCACCCGTGCTACCGGGTCTGGCCCAGCCTCGTCGGGCCCGAGAACATCGATCCGCCTGGCCAGCCCGGCTGGCCGCTGTCGCCGTACCCCGACGGCGACTACTTCATCTACCTCGCTGAGGACCACCGGTTCGGTACGTTCGGCCACCCGTGGGAGCTATCGCTGTGCGTGTTCGGCGGCGACCTGCTGGACCTCGTCCAAGCCGATCTGCATGAGGTCCTCGGCCAGGTCATGCGCCGTGACGGTCGGCAGGTGACGGTATGA